The Pseudomonadota bacterium genome includes a region encoding these proteins:
- the rplA gene encoding 50S ribosomal protein L1 has protein sequence MARKSKRVRAIREQIEPGKAYALDEAIGLLKSFSKVKFTESVDVAIRLGVDPRKSDQVVRGALVLPHGTGKSVRVAVFAQGDNADKASEAGADIVGMDDLAETIKGGQIDFDVCIATPDAMRVVGKLGQILGPRGLMPNPKVGTVTTDVETAVKNAKAGQVQYRTDKGGIVHTTIGKVDFAPEALGENLTALVSELVKAKPPAAKGQYLRKIAVSTTMGPGLSVDTGSLGV, from the coding sequence ATGGCCAGAAAATCAAAGCGGGTTCGTGCGATTCGCGAACAGATCGAGCCGGGCAAGGCCTATGCGCTCGACGAGGCCATTGGCCTTCTGAAGTCGTTCAGCAAGGTGAAGTTCACCGAGTCGGTGGATGTGGCCATTCGCCTGGGTGTGGATCCGCGCAAGTCTGATCAGGTCGTGCGCGGCGCGCTTGTGCTGCCGCACGGCACTGGTAAATCGGTACGCGTAGCGGTTTTTGCCCAGGGCGATAATGCCGACAAGGCCAGTGAGGCCGGCGCCGATATTGTCGGCATGGATGATCTGGCCGAAACCATCAAGGGTGGTCAGATCGATTTCGACGTTTGCATTGCGACGCCGGATGCGATGCGTGTTGTCGGCAAGCTCGGCCAGATTCTCGGTCCACGCGGTCTGATGCCCAATCCCAAGGTGGGTACGGTCACGACCGATGTCGAGACCGCGGTGAAGAACGCCAAGGCCGGCCAGGTGCAATACCGCACCGACAAGGGCGGTATCGTGCATACCACAATCGGCAAGGTCGATTTTGCGCCCGAGGCGCTGGGCGAGAATCTGACGGCCCTGGTCAGCGAACTGGTCAAGGCCAAGCCGCCGGCGGCCAAGGGCCAGTACCTGCGCAAGATCGCGGTATC
- the rplK gene encoding 50S ribosomal protein L11 has protein sequence MAKKVTGYIKLQVPAGQANPSPPVGPALGQHGVNIMEFCKAFNAQTQDTEPGLPIPVVITVYSDRSFSFITKTPPAAVLLRKAAKIQKGSGEPNTRKVGTVSRDQLEEIARMKEPDLTAADMDAAVRTIAGSARSMGLNVEGVE, from the coding sequence CAAAGAAAGTAACGGGCTATATCAAACTGCAGGTGCCGGCCGGCCAGGCCAATCCGAGCCCACCGGTCGGGCCGGCACTCGGACAGCATGGTGTCAACATCATGGAGTTCTGCAAGGCCTTCAATGCCCAGACTCAGGATACCGAACCCGGGCTGCCGATTCCGGTGGTGATCACGGTCTACAGCGACCGCAGTTTCAGCTTTATCACCAAGACACCCCCCGCTGCTGTGCTGCTGCGCAAGGCCGCCAAGATCCAGAAGGGTAGCGGTGAGCCGAATACCCGCAAGGTGGGTACCGTCAGCCGTGATCAGCTCGAAGAGATTGCGCGCATGAAAGAGCCGGACCTGACGGCTGCTGATATGGATGCCGCGGTGCGCACCATCGCCGGCAGCGCTCGCAGCATGGGTCTGAACGTGGAAGGAGTCGAGTGA